TGGGAGGCTGTTAGTGATACCAGCAGACGGCAGCCATTGGACCGGCATGAAGACCCTAGTGGAGGAACTGGGGAGGAGAGGTCACCAGGTGGTGGTCGTGATCCCAGAGGCCAGTCTCAGCATGGGCCCTTCTGACCACACCACCACCCTGACCTTTCCTGTGCCCTATACCAAAGGGAATATGACTAAGGAGCAGGAAAAATCCCTGAACCGTTTAATGACCACAGATGTCTCCACTGCTGTGGCAAAGTTAAAGAACTACTGGATCACCATAACCATGCTGAGTCATGTTGCCATGAGGACCTGTGAAAGCATGCTGTACAACAAGGAGCTGATGCTGACCTTACGGGACTATGACTTTGATGCTCTCCTCACCGACCCGTTTTGGCCTGTTGGAGTAATCGTTGGGGCGTATCTGGACATTCCGTCAATCTACATCCAATCATCTCTCCATTGTCACCTCGACATTACATCCACGAGATGTCCTCACCCTGTTTCATACCTGCCACGGCGTTTAACACACTACAGCAATCGCATGACCTTGTGGGAGAGGGCCGTCAACCTGCTGAGGTCCTTACTGGAGCCTGTGGCCTGCAGTCGTCTTTACAGTCATGCAGACAAGGTGGCCTCTGATATCCTGCAGAGGGACACATCCATTGTGGAGCTGGCGAGTAACGCAGCACTGTGGCTGATGACCTTTGACTTCACCTTTGAGTTCGCCTTGCCTCTGATGCCCAACATGATTGCAATTGGTGGGATGAAAGCAGAAAAGCCTAAACCCCTACCCCTTGTTTTGAGGTTATTTCAATTGATTTTTTTCCGAATTTTAGTAGGCCTCCACCCTACTGTTTCCCAGTAAtccgtgcatgcgtgtgtgctttTGACCATTATGGCACGTTTGTCCGATAGCTTgtctgttacagtttttttcaaatgcttacacactaaatctttgcttgtcacacaattttctaaacatgtcttccaaacatcataaccccacaccaaatctgcaaaaccatacactaattctcagtgtttgactcagttttcaatcgactacaacacattttgcaaaacaccacacacaacacagaacagGAAGcaacttgatttcatttttcaaacacaaccaatcaaaatgccacactaaatcaccagtgcttcactctctctcttcacatgtgtaaacactcattactcTACGGAAAACCATCTGGTCATTGCCTTAGTACTCTATGTACAGTAGGTATGGAGCCTTTCAATCTGGCCCTAGAGgatttcagaaccaatgcaaatactttgaaaggaatgttctacaaaaagtcgactttatgtacagtaaaacatttttctatagacctgtcattttgctggagatttgaggcattttgcattttgtgtgagcaattgttggttttgtgtgtggagttttgaaaaatagacacagagttttgaaaatgtgtttaaacagttgtaaaaaaactgtaagtaaatgtaagcattgtggaaatgtgttcactgactgcatattgtgtgaaaacaacatgaaatgtgtgaatggtatggccacaaaaggcCGATGCTGTGgtaattgtgtttagagttttgaaaatgtgacaactggttggacaaacgcttttagtgaaaaaaactgtaacttcCTCCAATATGTAGTGTCTTTATTATGTGACAAAAACTGAAGACTGGCCTAACTGACACAAATAGGCTCGGAGCCAAGACATGGGTGGCCCATAGGAGCAGCTGCTCAGCAGGGATTAAATAAAATGAAGGCCTAAGCATAATTCATTTTGAAACTTAAATGTAGATCTAATTATAAAAAAAAGCCATTAAGATATTTTAAGTTAGAATGAAAAATTCAGAATGCAGTGCCTATTTTAGAGATGGGTTTTATTGTAGGTCTAACACACTAGGCTTTGTTTATTAATTAGCAAACTGTGTAACTGATTGGCCGAAATAAGCTATTAATACTTGGGAATATATCCTTTGAACAGACATCAACAACTATGATCAGTGAGGAACAGGAGTTACCTGCACTTACTTTACTCCTAATTAGCTGTGCAAACATAATTTCATTTCGGGGTCTATGGCGCGTCCATAATGCGTGCTGGCTGCGTTTTGACGGGTGCAATGTGAGACTAGTGCAAGACAGCAGGGCTTGGATTTAAACATGTGAAACAATTTCATCATAGATTGCTTTCAGGGGCTTCTGGGGAATGCATGGAGTTGCCTTCATTTATTTAGAGAGTGAATAAAGTTGTGAAACAGAAGTATCTTCATGTAAtccattgatttcaacaatgtaactgtatttTAAATACCAACTATTTAAAATGTAACTATAACAGACTACAGTTActcataatttgtattctgaataAGTAACGCCAGTACATGTATTCCATTACTCCCCAACACTGAACAGGGTACAGCTAGCGTGCTTCATGAACCAATGCTTAGGAatggtagcctggaaaatccagaccctggtaatctagaaagattagggtctggccacgaacaatgtaatggcccaactctaGGGGtggcgtagatttgcgtggggaccgaaggacgtgtccacaccaatgtcaaattacgactgaaatgtccccaccaatattcaggttgaaatggggaaaaaagcgctcacatgcgctacacaaagagttaaataaTTTCTTACTTCAAtgctgcggatcatctcgtacagatcttgtaatgtgcagtagcctaaatgTAAATTACGCTTACGTtacatacactgcaaaaaatgaaatctaaccaagtgttattaatcttataataaGATCAAAacatctatttggtattgtttttagtatgaaaagacttacctagtgccctctcgaaagatcattttgacttaatttaggaagactttgacttattttaaggagtcttatcaagacaaatttacttaacgcactggcagacaaatttgcttgtttttaggacaaatttgcttaacgcactggcagaaaaatttgcttgttttcaggatgagatgtcttaaaataagtcaaacttttcttaaattaagtcaaatgatttcacgagaaagctctaggtaagtctctgtatactgaaaacaatacaaactagttaattttatcttgatataagactaataatcttggttagattttattagataagcagttttttgcagtgtaacTACCACTGAGCCGCAGTCTTCTGCGCAGCATGGCGCAGCGTTTCAGCTTCACTTCACTAAGGcatatgaagtgcgtccaaattcacccattcttctcggttgaactcctcgagaagtaggctactcatctaATGTGTCACGTGatagagccttttctcagcttttaaacggagCTAGCCACTATGTTCTGTGATCAACAGTTTgcgagaaaaataacttcaagagatttaataattattatctgcgcccatctccacatccatttgtctcggtggaatatcgtaggcctacacactcttcacgcaacacatggcaaaccatatatcagcataaacagcagaccttaccgaacacaaaggtgtaatgcattcccgtgtatagttagctgttccagagtaatccggttttgaaataaattgtagcaaaattcaacatggtctttcggctttaagcatttcttaaaactgagctgtgcttacatcgcctagatatctgtaattattagaatcagagaatataccggcagctcacggttaagagtttgtcaatgtagccttaatgatttcttttcacaaaatgctaagcatgcatgtatttaagtgtcttaaaactgagctgtgcttaaatgggtcaatgcatgatttcataacagaccaaatagaaaaatgttaaatgttaaatatagcctatatatctgtacatattaaaatcagattatgtaggctatagttagatcaagttggacagtagcacattttaatcatggatagtagttggacagtagcacattttaatcattttatatatctatagtggctggtgaaagagcGGAGTGGCTTTTctttgcggggggggggggggggggggggtttccaAAGCTcggaccaaacctacgcccttgggtGGCAACAatcatgcatttaaaaatatcactacacacaattggataacactagacaccaacgttgcagcgctgtcttgtcatcagtttagctggttccccggaatgcaaGGGGGAAAAGTAActtgcatcattgctcattgccagagtgtctcggaGAGACAATTcgattgtgctctcgcgagaactctggatttccagggtacaggAATGCATGAAAGCCTACACCTTCTGCAGTATCCTTGTGCTTTGTCGAAATTCTTCTGAGTTTGAATCAGTTAATCAAAACTAGACACAACAACTACTGTTGAATGTTAGCCCTGTCATTGGTTTGGGCATTCTGCCTCCACAATTAGACataataaattatttaatttaatatttggATGGGTTCATATCAATTTGGACAAGCAGATGGCTTAGAATGTATGTGGTGTTTGATCAGATAATACATTTCCCTGTTGTACAATGCCCTGATGTATAGCCCTTTACCTTTGTGGCTGGCTGTCAACACTGTTGTGTAATGTTTAACCAGAAAAGATACAAAGTCCAGCTCACTGAAAGGGGAGCAAATGGCATTTGTATTTCATTTGAGACTCCTCCATGGCTGCTGTGCTGACATCCATGATGCGGGCTGTCATCGCGCTGCTGATCGCTCTCCTGTGCCTGGGCTCTGCTCAGGGTGGGAAGCTGTTAGTGATCCCAACGGACGGCAGTCCCTGGAGAGGCATGAAGCCCCTGGTGGAGGAACTGGGGAGGAGAGGTAACGAGGTGGTGGTCGTGATCCCAGAGGTCAGTCTCAGCTTGGGCCCCTCTGAGCACACCACCACCCTGACCTTTCCCGTACCATACACCCAGGAAAGCTTTGACGCAGGCTTAGACGAAGATCTGCTCCAATTAATAAACACTGATGTCTCCACTGCTGTGGCAAGGTTTAGGAATTACTGGGACACCCTGCAAATGCTGAGTAATTACACCATGATGGCTTGTGAAAGCATGCTGTACAACAAGGAGCTGATCCAGACCTTACGGGACTATGAGTTTGATGCTCTCCTCATTGACCCTTTTTGGCCTGTTGGAATCATCGTTGGGGCTTATCTGGACATTCCGTCTATCTACATGAGTGGTCCTTATCCTTGTCCCCTTGACATTATTGCTACAAGATGTCCTCACCCTGTTTCATACCTGCCTCTACGCTACACACTCTACAGCAATCGCATGACCTTGTGGGAGAGGACCGTCAACCTGCTGAGGTCCTTACTGGAGCCTGCGGCCTGCAGTCGTCTCCACATTCATGCAAACAAGGTGGCCTCTGATATCCTGCAGAGGGACACGTCCATTGTGGAGCTGGCGAGCAACGCAGCACTTTGGCTTGTTCGGTTTGACTTTACCTATGAGTTCCCCATGCCTCTGATGCCCAACATGATCATGATTGGTGGGATTATGTCTACAAAGCCAAAACCGCTACCACAGGTAAGTTTGACTTGGTCTGGTGATGGCCCATTAGTTTCAGGCCATTTTTATGTGTACATAATTTAATGTATCAGAGATGCATTAGAACAGCTGCTGACTCCATTAAGACCATGGGTGGGGACATTTATGTTAACAAAACGTGGTGCACGGACATCACCATCACTGAGAGTCACTCGTCAGCTAACCTagattattatacggctcttcacaatgctagtagaacgctccattgacttgaatgggatttcccaaagttctagcggtaagATATACAGtatcatgtaattaccgctgcaaacatataattaccgctgtcaatggcaacgggttttgtgcttacgatacgtctttcatatcactacgcaaggactggaacttcattcaaacgtgaaagcagacggttgatcagctgtgttctaaagaatgtttgattcaagttcagcagcgtgtgttgcgaactatttgtttctcagcaaatgccacgatgaacggtaacaaataggctaggttatgtaggctaaagtcatatcgtggggagtttattatttcgtttttggcaagtagccatataataagcgggataatgtttagaacaccggtcattactgtgaaaataagtcccttcagggcggaacaagacccctccgctgcgcgtcggggtccggttgtAGACCTTTATTTCTGCCCAGAGGGTTTACATCAACTGTAGTAATGGCAGCCATCGGATTGGGAAGGGGGAAATCCCGAAGTGGTGCTGGCTAACTTTTGCCGTGTAGACGTAGAGTCGGTAAAGCACCCAATTTACTTCTGCCAGAATTCCTGTTTCCATTATGCCACTGTATTGAAGTTCTTGCGTTGTGACTAGATTACAGTGTGTTGTCACAGTACTGCGTTTTTCTGCGTTTTCAGCAGTTCAGCTACGGTAACCGACTAGAGCTTCTGGGTAAATAACTATGTTAAATTGGGTGCCTCATTGACAATTTTATGATGACATAGCCCCACCCCTAACCTCTGACCTTAAAGGGACACTTCACCCATTTGCATTAAGCTTTATATCGTTAGGAGCCCAGTCGTGCTTTTGAATGGTCGTGCATCATTCCCTCATTTTCCCCTGTGACGGGAGAAATACGGATTTCAATGTTGCAGTTCCTGCTTTCAATGATGTAAAAATCGTCATTTTGCATCATTGAAAGCAGGAAGTCCCATATCTTTGTAGAGGGGGTGAGACACAAACACTCCTTCCTCATATTTCCAGGGGGTGGGACCTACTCATGCTACAGACCTATTACAGATAAGTGGGTGGGACTTAACTTGTAGATACTAAAAGATATGACTACCATCTTTTTGTTTAAGCTAAGCTAACAGGCTAGGCTCTCGCTTTGTGGAGAAAGCTgatggttatggatttggcagacgcctttgtccaaagcgacacatacatacaaaacaacataatatttaaaattgaacagggaacagattagaatgttggtcaaatataataaggagaatagtaataataaacaacaatatcaattcaatcaatagcctgataaaaaataagcaatgaaaatgaggggaaaggcaataataaaacaataatgttcattcaatcaataatataaaaacaatgacatggtgagactacattaaggagaatatcaataataaacaataatgtcaaattaattaacagcctaatgaaaataaaacaatattatacaagtacatgttgaataggaatgtctttagacccctcttaaacgacccaaaactaccacaggaacggagagcactgggcaactcattccaccaacatggaaccactgaggaatagagtctggaattagacctagtttttatgactggtcgacataacaggcgctcatcagaagaccgcagtgggcggttggggatgtaaggcttgattattgaattaaaataactaggagcagatccagtcagtgtcctataggccaaagctGATAAGTAACAACGATGGCGGATGGTAATTTTGAAATGGGGCAAATGGGGATTCTGAAAATCTTGTGTGCGAATACGATGCATGTAACTACCTGGCGCTGAACAGTTGAGGATGATTGAGGAACTAGGAGGCCTGCAGTAAGACCTGCCTGTCAGTTAGTAGAAAGCCCGGACCG
The sequence above is a segment of the Alosa sapidissima isolate fAloSap1 chromosome 2, fAloSap1.pri, whole genome shotgun sequence genome. Coding sequences within it:
- the LOC121697164 gene encoding UDP-glucuronosyltransferase 1A1-like, which encodes MAAALKSVWSALPGLLIALLCLDSAKGGRLLVIPADGSHWTGMKTLVEELGRRGHQVVVVIPEASLSMGPSDHTTTLTFPVPYTKGNMTKEQEKSLNRLMTTDVSTAVAKLKNYWITITMLSHVAMRTCESMLYNKELMLTLRDYDFDALLTDPFWPVGVIVGAYLDIPSIYIQSSLHCHLDITSTRCPHPVSYLPRRLTHYSNRMTLWERAVNLLRSLLEPVACSRLYSHADKVASDILQRDTSIVELASNAALWLMTFDFTFEFALPLMPNMIAIGGMKAEKPKPLPLVLRLFQLIFFRILVGLHPTVSQ
- the LOC121692947 gene encoding UDP-glucuronosyltransferase 1A5-like isoform X1 — protein: MAAVLTSMMRAVIALLIALLCLGSAQGGKLLVIPTDGSPWRGMKPLVEELGRRGNEVVVVIPEVSLSLGPSEHTTTLTFPVPYTQESFDAGLDEDLLQLINTDVSTAVARFRNYWDTLQMLSNYTMMACESMLYNKELIQTLRDYEFDALLIDPFWPVGIIVGAYLDIPSIYMSGPYPCPLDIIATRCPHPVSYLPLRYTLYSNRMTLWERTVNLLRSLLEPAACSRLHIHANKVASDILQRDTSIVELASNAALWLVRFDFTYEFPMPLMPNMIMIGGIMSTKPKPLPQEVEEFVNGSGEHGFVIFTLGSMVSQMPEEKARVFFEAFRRIPQRVLWRYTGPVPENAPKNVKLMKWLPQNDLLGHPKVKAFITHGGSHGIYEGIYSGVPMVTIPLFGDQGDNAQRMVARGVAESLTIADVTTAKVLETLNKVIGDKSYKATMMKLSAVHKDRPIEPLDLAVFWTEFVMRHKGADHLRSTAHELNWVQYHSLDVIALLTAAILTVVLVTIKSCMFCFRKCTGNGKQHKNKRA